Proteins co-encoded in one Pseudomonas fluorescens genomic window:
- a CDS encoding SDR family oxidoreductase — protein sequence MAEPLSLPPVPEPPKGERLKNKVVLLTGAAQGIGEAIVATFASQQAKLVISDIQAEKVEKVAAHWREQGADVQAIKADVSRQQDLHAMAKLAIELHGRIDVLVNCAGVNVFRDPLEMTEEDWKRCFAIDLDGAWYGCKAVLPQMIEQGIGSIINIASTHSTNIIPGCFPYPVAKHGLLGLTRALGIEYAPKGIRVNAIAPGYIETQLNVDYWNGFADPHAERQRAFDLHPPKRIGQPIEVAMTAVFLASDEAPFINASCITIDGGRSVMYHD from the coding sequence ATGGCTGAACCTCTGTCCCTGCCGCCCGTGCCCGAGCCACCGAAAGGCGAGCGCCTGAAAAACAAGGTCGTGCTGCTGACCGGCGCCGCCCAAGGCATCGGTGAAGCAATCGTCGCGACCTTTGCCTCGCAACAGGCCAAACTGGTGATCAGCGATATCCAGGCCGAAAAGGTCGAGAAAGTCGCCGCGCACTGGCGCGAGCAGGGCGCCGACGTGCAAGCGATCAAGGCCGATGTATCGCGTCAGCAGGATCTGCACGCCATGGCCAAACTGGCCATCGAACTGCACGGTCGCATCGATGTGCTGGTCAATTGCGCCGGGGTCAACGTGTTCCGTGATCCGCTGGAAATGACCGAAGAAGACTGGAAACGCTGCTTCGCCATTGATCTCGACGGCGCCTGGTACGGCTGCAAAGCCGTGCTGCCGCAGATGATCGAGCAGGGCATCGGCAGCATCATCAACATTGCCTCGACCCATTCGACAAACATCATTCCCGGCTGCTTCCCCTACCCGGTGGCCAAGCACGGCCTGCTCGGGCTGACCCGCGCGCTGGGTATCGAGTACGCGCCGAAGGGCATTCGTGTCAACGCCATCGCCCCGGGCTACATCGAAACCCAGCTCAACGTCGATTACTGGAACGGCTTCGCCGACCCGCACGCCGAACGCCAGCGCGCTTTCGATCTGCATCCGCCGAAACGCATCGGCCAGCCGATTGAAGTGGCGATGACCGCCGTGTTCCTGGCCAGTGATGAAGCGCCGTTCATCAATGCCTCGTGCATCACCATCGATGGTGGCCGCTCGGTGATGTACCACGACTGA
- a CDS encoding DUF1285 domain-containing protein, protein MSGPQKANDLLGQIPKTKGLPPVHLWNPDFCGDIDMRIARDGTWYYLGTPIGRKPMVKLFSTIIRRDGDDYFLITPVEKVGIKVDDAPFVAIAVEVEGEGESQVLRFTTNVDETTEAGAQHPLRVEIDPVTQEPAPYVHVRTNLEALIHRNVFYQLVELAVSREIDGQRWLGVWSSGEFFRIGLEP, encoded by the coding sequence ATGAGTGGCCCGCAAAAAGCCAATGACCTGCTGGGGCAAATCCCCAAAACCAAAGGCTTGCCGCCGGTGCACTTGTGGAACCCGGACTTCTGCGGCGACATCGACATGCGCATCGCCCGCGACGGCACCTGGTATTACCTGGGTACGCCGATCGGGCGCAAGCCGATGGTCAAGCTGTTCTCCACCATCATCCGCCGCGATGGCGATGATTACTTCCTGATCACGCCGGTTGAGAAAGTCGGGATCAAGGTCGATGACGCGCCCTTCGTGGCGATTGCCGTCGAGGTGGAAGGCGAGGGCGAGTCGCAAGTGCTGCGCTTTACCACCAATGTCGATGAAACCACCGAGGCCGGCGCGCAACATCCGCTCCGCGTCGAGATCGACCCGGTCACTCAAGAACCAGCCCCTTATGTGCATGTACGCACCAACCTCGAAGCGCTGATCCATCGCAACGTGTTCTACCAATTGGTTGAACTGGCAGTCAGCCGGGAAATCGATGGCCAGCGCTGGCTCGGCGTCTGGAGTAGCGGCGAATTCTTCCGCATCGGCCTCGAACCCTAA
- a CDS encoding SMP-30/gluconolactonase/LRE family protein has protein sequence MTWTAVTEHRAQLGEGPFWDAPTQALYWVDIAGRQALRLIGQNVQIWQMPEHVSAFIPCASGDALVTLSSGVYRLDLDSPGLEPRLSLFCVADPQPGNRANEARCDGQGRLWLGTMQNNIGEHGEDLPITRRSGGLFRIDPDKRVTPLLRGLGIPNTLLWSDDGTTLLFGDSLDSTLYRYFIHTDGNLDTAQPWYSADQNGGPDGSAMDAEGYVWNARWDGSCLLRLTPNGQIDRKIDLPISRPTSCVFGGADLKTLYITSAKSPLNHSLDGAVLSMRVDVAGKLCTRFAS, from the coding sequence ATGACGTGGACTGCGGTGACAGAGCATCGGGCGCAACTGGGCGAAGGCCCGTTCTGGGACGCACCGACTCAGGCGCTGTACTGGGTGGACATCGCTGGCAGGCAGGCGCTGCGGCTGATCGGGCAGAACGTGCAGATCTGGCAGATGCCGGAACACGTCTCGGCGTTCATTCCCTGCGCCAGCGGCGATGCGCTGGTGACCCTGAGCAGCGGCGTCTACCGACTTGATCTGGATTCTCCCGGACTTGAACCGCGACTGTCGCTGTTCTGCGTCGCCGATCCGCAACCGGGCAATCGTGCCAACGAAGCGCGCTGCGATGGTCAGGGCCGCTTGTGGCTAGGCACCATGCAAAACAACATCGGCGAACACGGCGAGGATCTGCCGATCACCCGTCGTTCCGGCGGGCTGTTCCGGATTGATCCGGACAAAAGAGTCACGCCGTTGCTACGGGGTCTTGGCATTCCCAACACGCTGCTCTGGAGTGACGACGGCACCACGTTGCTGTTCGGCGACAGCCTCGACAGCACGCTGTACCGCTACTTCATTCACACCGACGGCAACCTCGACACCGCCCAGCCTTGGTACAGCGCCGATCAGAACGGCGGCCCGGACGGTTCGGCGATGGACGCCGAAGGCTACGTGTGGAATGCCCGTTGGGACGGCAGTTGCCTGCTGCGCCTGACACCGAATGGCCAGATCGACCGCAAGATCGACCTGCCGATCAGCCGCCCGACCAGTTGTGTATTTGGCGGCGCAGACCTGAAAACGCTGTACATCACCAGCGCCAAAAGTCCGCTGAACCACTCGCTGGACGGCGCCGTGCTGTCGATGCGGGTTGATGTTGCCGGAAAGCTCTGTACGCGATTTGCCAGTTAA
- a CDS encoding substrate-binding domain-containing protein, which yields MKRRFGIRTLCSTALAVTAFSLSSSLLAADPVKIGFLVKQAEEPWFQTEWAFAEKAAKDKGFELIKIAVPDGEKTLSAIDSLAANGAKGFVICPPDVSLGPAIMAKAKLNDLKVIAVDDRFVDANGKFMEDVPYLGMAAFEVGQKQGAAMAAEAKKRNWDWKDTYAVVNTYNELDTGKKRTDGSMKALEDAGMPKDHILTAALKTLDVPGSMDATNSALVKLPGAAKNLIIGGMNDNTVLGGVRATEAAGFAAANVIGIGINGTDAIGELKKPNSGFYGSMLPSPHIEGYKTAEMMYEWVTTGKEPPKYTAMDDVTLITRDNFKQELEKIGLWN from the coding sequence ATGAAACGTCGTTTCGGGATTCGTACCCTGTGCAGTACCGCGTTGGCGGTCACTGCGTTCAGCCTGAGCAGTTCGCTGCTGGCCGCCGATCCGGTGAAGATCGGTTTTCTGGTCAAGCAGGCTGAAGAGCCGTGGTTCCAGACTGAATGGGCCTTCGCCGAGAAAGCCGCCAAGGACAAGGGCTTCGAACTGATCAAGATCGCCGTGCCGGACGGCGAGAAAACCCTCTCGGCCATCGACAGCCTCGCAGCCAATGGCGCCAAGGGCTTCGTCATCTGCCCGCCGGACGTGTCCCTCGGCCCAGCGATCATGGCCAAGGCCAAACTCAATGATCTGAAAGTGATTGCCGTCGACGACCGCTTCGTCGACGCCAATGGCAAGTTCATGGAAGACGTGCCGTACCTCGGCATGGCCGCGTTCGAAGTCGGCCAGAAGCAGGGCGCCGCGATGGCCGCCGAAGCGAAAAAGCGTAACTGGGACTGGAAAGACACCTACGCGGTGGTCAACACCTACAACGAACTCGACACCGGCAAGAAGCGCACCGACGGCTCGATGAAGGCGCTCGAAGACGCGGGCATGCCGAAAGATCACATTTTGACAGCCGCTCTGAAAACCCTCGACGTACCGGGCAGCATGGACGCCACCAACTCGGCGCTGGTCAAGCTGCCGGGCGCGGCGAAGAACCTGATCATCGGCGGCATGAACGACAACACCGTGCTGGGCGGCGTGCGCGCCACCGAAGCCGCCGGGTTTGCTGCGGCCAACGTGATCGGCATCGGCATCAACGGCACCGACGCCATCGGCGAGTTGAAAAAGCCCAACAGTGGCTTCTACGGTTCGATGCTGCCGAGCCCGCACATCGAAGGCTACAAGACCGCCGAGATGATGTACGAGTGGGTCACCACCGGCAAAGAACCGCCGAAGTACACCGCGATGGACGACGTGACCCTGATCACCCGCGACAACTTCAAGCAGGAGCTGGAAAAGATCGGCCTGTGGAACTGA
- a CDS encoding GTP 3',8-cyclase MoaA produces the protein MIVDRQGRRFRNLRISLTSACNYACTYCVPNGKRLVAAQDELSAEAMARGVAYLIEAAGIERLRITGGEPLVSPKLESFMSAVGKMGLEDISLTTNGQLLAKKLPLLVDAGLRRINVSLDTLDAGAFRSIARGGDLATVLDGMDQAAAAGMKIKVNMVPLRGQNLDQVMPLLDYCLERGFELRFIELMRMGHLATDSNAFLQQFVSLQQLLSLIGEHYEYAQTDAPVDATAVRYAIPGLGNFGVIANESVPFCRTCSRLRLSSTGWLHGCLSSSNRHYVGDLLDKPRHEALPALQRLLVKALGDKQEVAFSGGATVMKIIGG, from the coding sequence ATGATCGTTGACCGTCAAGGCAGGCGTTTTCGCAATTTGCGGATCAGTCTGACTTCAGCCTGCAATTACGCCTGTACCTACTGCGTGCCCAACGGCAAGCGGCTGGTGGCTGCGCAGGATGAACTGTCGGCCGAGGCCATGGCACGTGGCGTGGCTTATCTGATCGAAGCCGCCGGCATCGAGCGCCTGCGCATCACCGGTGGCGAGCCGCTGGTCAGCCCCAAACTCGAATCGTTCATGAGCGCCGTCGGCAAGATGGGCCTGGAAGACATCAGCCTGACCACCAACGGCCAGCTCCTGGCGAAAAAACTTCCGTTGCTGGTCGATGCCGGCCTGCGACGCATCAACGTTTCCCTCGATACGCTGGACGCCGGCGCGTTCCGCAGCATCGCCCGTGGTGGCGATCTGGCCACTGTGCTGGATGGCATGGATCAGGCGGCAGCGGCGGGAATGAAGATCAAGGTCAACATGGTGCCGCTGCGCGGGCAGAACCTCGACCAGGTGATGCCGTTGCTCGATTACTGCCTTGAACGCGGCTTTGAACTGCGTTTCATCGAGTTGATGCGAATGGGTCACCTGGCCACCGACTCCAATGCCTTCCTGCAACAGTTTGTCAGCCTGCAACAGCTGCTGAGTCTGATCGGCGAGCATTACGAGTATGCGCAAACCGACGCGCCGGTGGACGCCACGGCTGTTCGCTATGCGATTCCCGGTCTGGGCAATTTCGGCGTGATCGCCAACGAAAGCGTGCCGTTCTGCCGAACCTGCTCGCGCTTGCGCCTGTCGTCCACCGGATGGCTGCATGGCTGCCTGTCGTCGAGCAACCGCCACTATGTCGGTGACCTGCTCGACAAACCGCGCCACGAGGCGCTGCCGGCGTTGCAACGACTACTGGTCAAGGCGTTGGGCGACAAGCAGGAAGTCGCATTCTCCGGTGGCGCCACCGTCATGAAGATCATCGGCGGCTAA
- a CDS encoding DUF4823 domain-containing protein: protein MRSLVLLLAVLALGGCMTVSDMAEGTRYQMSDAGLLDHSDSRRVNNFRIQPDSFIYIAQGSFAPPGGSYPRPNVVAEEAFKGFVEYFPMVRRARVPEGLDQAMGEARDAGAHYLLYTRFAKADDRIGNSDEWLDQEAVDRLGIDGGVIQIMLIETSTQYLIDTARIKSRGGLLTFHDNKPEDLIGPPLAQYARSLLGVGDQ from the coding sequence ATGCGTAGCCTGGTTTTGCTGCTGGCCGTTTTGGCGCTGGGCGGCTGTATGACTGTCAGTGACATGGCCGAAGGGACTCGCTACCAGATGAGCGACGCGGGTCTGCTGGATCACAGCGACAGCCGCCGCGTTAACAATTTCCGTATTCAGCCCGATTCGTTCATCTACATCGCGCAAGGCTCGTTCGCGCCGCCGGGTGGTTCCTACCCGCGCCCCAACGTAGTCGCTGAAGAGGCCTTCAAAGGCTTCGTCGAATACTTCCCGATGGTCCGCCGCGCCCGCGTGCCGGAAGGCCTCGACCAGGCGATGGGCGAAGCCCGCGACGCCGGTGCTCATTACTTACTTTACACCCGTTTCGCCAAGGCCGACGACCGCATCGGCAACTCCGATGAGTGGCTCGATCAGGAAGCCGTGGATCGCCTCGGTATCGACGGCGGCGTGATTCAGATCATGTTGATCGAGACCAGCACCCAGTATTTGATTGATACTGCACGGATCAAGAGTCGTGGCGGTTTACTGACGTTCCACGATAACAAGCCCGAAGACCTGATCGGCCCACCGCTCGCGCAATATGCGCGCAGCCTGCTGGGCGTCGGGGACCAGTAA
- a CDS encoding TetR/AcrR family transcriptional regulator produces the protein MHKEPRKVREFRRREQEILDTALKLFLEQGEDSVTVEMIADAVGIGKGTIYKHFKSKAEIYLRLMLDYERDLNELLHSADVDKDKEALSRAYFEFRMRDPQRYRLFDRLEEKVVKGNQVPEMVEELHKIRASNFERLTLLIKGRISEGKLEDVPPYFHYCASWALVHGAVALYHSPFWSNVLEDQEGFFQFLMDIGVRMGNKRKRDPETPSS, from the coding sequence ATGCACAAAGAACCTCGTAAGGTCCGTGAGTTTCGTCGCCGCGAGCAAGAAATTCTCGATACCGCGCTCAAGCTGTTCCTCGAACAAGGTGAAGACAGTGTCACCGTCGAGATGATTGCTGATGCCGTGGGTATCGGCAAAGGCACGATCTACAAGCACTTCAAGTCCAAGGCCGAGATCTACCTGCGCCTGATGCTCGATTACGAGCGCGACTTGAACGAGCTGTTGCATTCGGCCGATGTCGACAAGGACAAGGAAGCCCTGTCCCGTGCCTACTTTGAATTCCGCATGCGTGACCCGCAGCGCTATCGCCTGTTCGATCGCCTGGAAGAGAAGGTGGTCAAGGGCAATCAGGTGCCGGAGATGGTCGAGGAGCTGCACAAGATCCGTGCCTCGAACTTCGAACGTCTGACGCTGCTCATCAAGGGCCGCATCAGCGAAGGCAAGCTCGAAGACGTGCCGCCGTACTTCCACTACTGCGCATCCTGGGCGCTGGTGCACGGCGCGGTGGCGCTGTATCACTCGCCGTTCTGGAGCAATGTGCTGGAAGATCAGGAAGGTTTCTTCCAGTTCCTGATGGATATCGGCGTGCGCATGGGCAACAAGCGCAAGCGCGACCCTGAAACGCCGAGCAGCTGA
- a CDS encoding FadR/GntR family transcriptional regulator yields the protein MSSSFHASTVDWLGAWIAAGQVKPGQAIKVEADLGEQLGVSRTVIREAIKTLVAKGMLEVGPKVGTRVLPIKRWNLFDPQVVGWLSRSGLPENFVDDLLDLRRTIEPMAVRWACERATVEQVQAVQQAYNALERAVDSGIDYNRADQFFHECILAASHNQFIEQMVPALGALLAVSFEVSAADPDELRRTLPIHKDMADAIAARDAARGVWACMTLIDNADLAIKRFYPQVMADKKAS from the coding sequence ATGTCGAGCAGTTTTCACGCATCAACGGTTGACTGGCTGGGCGCCTGGATCGCCGCCGGCCAGGTAAAACCGGGGCAGGCGATCAAGGTCGAGGCCGATCTGGGCGAGCAGCTCGGGGTCAGCCGCACCGTCATCCGCGAAGCCATCAAGACCCTCGTCGCCAAAGGCATGCTTGAAGTCGGGCCGAAAGTCGGCACGCGGGTGCTGCCGATCAAGCGTTGGAACCTGTTCGATCCGCAAGTCGTGGGCTGGTTGTCACGTAGCGGCCTGCCGGAAAACTTCGTCGATGACCTGCTCGACCTGCGCCGCACCATCGAACCGATGGCGGTGCGCTGGGCCTGCGAGCGGGCGACCGTGGAACAGGTGCAAGCCGTGCAGCAGGCCTACAACGCGCTTGAGCGGGCAGTGGACAGCGGCATCGATTACAACCGTGCCGACCAGTTCTTCCACGAATGCATACTCGCCGCCAGCCATAATCAATTCATCGAGCAAATGGTGCCGGCCCTCGGCGCGCTGCTCGCCGTGTCTTTCGAAGTTTCCGCAGCCGACCCCGACGAATTGCGCCGGACACTGCCCATCCACAAAGACATGGCCGACGCCATCGCCGCCCGGGATGCCGCGCGCGGGGTGTGGGCCTGCATGACCCTGATCGACAATGCCGACCTGGCCATCAAGCGGTTTTACCCGCAGGTGATGGCCGACAAGAAAGCCAGCTGA